AATGTCTAAATACAGTCAGCTTCAAATGATAATTTTGGATACATTTTGTCAGCTAAAATGTTCCTCTACATGTTCTTTAATTTTCACCCCCCGTTCGTTTCCCCATTTCCAGGACATTGTGACCTACTACCTGAACCTGACTCACGCCAACCTGGCAGGCCCGCGCTGGGAGAAGGAATACCGGCTCACCGAATCCTTCCGCGTGCCCGACGCTTCGGCCCGCTCCATGCACGAGGTGCTGCGGCAGATGGAGACGGACGACTGTGCCCTGCAGCGACATTACCGCTTCAACTCCGTGAGCTACGACCTCTCGCACTGCGACTGGGCCTGTCGCGCGGACCACGTGTGCTCGATCCGCGAGGTGGACTTCTCCAGTTACGAGAAATGCGTCGTCACAGAAGGTgtcactctcctctctctagcACCGGTTTTACTGCTGCTGCCAGCCACCCTGTCATGGGATCCAATGATGTAACTGAGGCTGGATCTTAGTGCTGTCTGCTTTGTAAGCTAATCGTTTATTAAACCTGTCCTTGAATGaggaactgtattttaaaaaaaatctgaatgagAGGAGTCCTGTTCTGAGTAGCTGATCGATCTCCAAACTTGACcaggaaacccattccatcccctccccactctgtgtgaagaagtgtctcatCCGTAGGGTGTCTGATTTGATGTGTTTATTTAGTGTCTAAAATAAATCACACTTAAGAATGGATTGGTTTTAAACCAACTTGAGTAGTTTATTGAAACATTACGAATTCACAACTAATCAGAATGGCTTCAACACTAATAAAAGGAGCTGCTCTTTTCACTGCAAGCTTGTGCTTAAACTTTGCTTTCAGGATGTTTCACTAGAATACCCATCTCAAACAAACACAGCCCTCTAAAACGCAAGTGATATATCAAAGCAACTCTGGACACTCTTCAAAATcccaaaaccaaaaaccaaaccacttggatgataaaaaataaaatacatgaagaCACTATGAACTGCATTCATGAAATCCCAATTTATAAAATGACCACATTCTGAGGTTTAATGATATATTTTACATTCACTATTAAACACTAGTTGAATTTTAGTGACACTGAATTTTAGTTTCCTTTAGTATTTCTTCACATAGTCCAAAGATTTACTAAACATATTGAATCCTGTACACCATGACTGCTGCAGCCTGCCTGGGTCTTCACTGCCTGCCTTGGCATTCGACAATATACGTCTGGATTCTCAGTTCATGATGCCAGAATATAATCAGAGTCTCCAGCAGCTTTACCGAGTTCACagaaggtatttttttctaacaGTTCCATCCTGTTTAGATGATAGGACCTGTGAATAATTTGTTGAAATGCCGGTTTGGAAAATGGAAAGCGACACTACATCCAGGTGCTCAGCTTGACCTCTCAGCTGTTCACATGACCAGGATCTGCTTGGCGGACACAAAGGGCTTCATGGAGTCCTGGACAGCGGTCTGGTAATCCCGGAACGGCACCTCGGTGCTGGCCGGGGCGCTCAGTTTGCCCTGGCGAAACAGCTGACACAGCGCAGAGATCATCGCCCGCACCTTCTCTCTATCTGCAGGACACAGGAGCCTGTATCAGAGAGCTGCACGCAGCGTGACGGGCGACAGACACTGCAGGTCATCACTTAGTATGCACAGTTTATGTTATTCTTATTATCCAGGAGAGTCCCATTACAGTCTTTTGCAAGGGAGACCTGGCCAAGCGGGTGTCAGTTCCCTATTAAAACATTGCATACACTTTGAAACCTGCTGCAGATTGAACACGTTGTAATAAACTTCGTTAGACGTTGATTTAACCTGCCAGATAAaaacacagctggatttttttttttatgcacttgGGAAATTATCCTGGACTAACTGCCtattccctggtgctgtaaaatgctctaaaaaacaaacaacaaaaaacaacctgtGTCTTAACAGTGTTCAGTCTGATCAGATCAGCTGCTTGTGTATTGGGAGTCCTTAATAAATAGTTGACTGTATTAATAGTAACAGGGTTAGCTGAAAGTATAAAAAGATCTAAACATGTCACAGgtggtggaaaaaaaaagaaagcacacgATTCTGTGGAAATAGGCTGTCTGTGGAAAGCGTCATGTAAAAATTGACATTTCGTAGCACATCTACTTTAAatgatgtataaaataaataagcacgtCCGTGACGTTCATCCGTTGCCACGGCTGTTAATTGGATATTAGAGCCGTCAGTAACAAGATCTACTGCATCCACACAGAAAAACGTTTTACACACAGACAGATGCATTCATACAGCCCCAGGTTAGCACTGTGCAGAGGTGCTACTCCAGATTTATTACGCAAATAGTACAGAATATGGAcggacacacaaacaaacaaaatgagagGCCTTCATTTACCAGCAGATTTGATAAATAACTTTAATTTCCACAGAACTGGAAAATCTTTAGATAGATGTTAAAATGTAAGTGCAAACAGACTCCATAttcccccagattctgatacccCCAATAACATGTGTTGAAGAAGGGCCTCAGCAAGTTCAATCAGAAAGGACAGGAGGTTCTCTACATGCATGCAAAACTGGGGTTAGTGAAACAGAAGCAGTCACTCTCACCGTGTGCATGGTCTCTCTTCCACTGGGTCACCCAGAACCCCCTCAGCTTCACATCCTTGAAGATCAGGGCACTCTGCAGACAACAAGTCACAGGTCAGCCCACACTGCAGAGCCCCACAGCAGGACCCAGCATAACCAGCCTCTATTGCACAGTGCTGGAGCACATTCCCAGGGGAGCATCTTACCACAGGCACTGTGACAGGCTGCTTCGCCATTCCCCCATACGTCACCATGGTCCCTCCTTTCCTAGGAGAAGAACACAGCGcaccatgcattttcattttgaaacactccagtactacactaggttaaaatTGTTTGCAGGTCCCgctttcagatagtcttgcacTCTCCTAGTCATTCCACTTGgacagtgaaattgtccccaccccttcagttccttctttcctgtcagtaaccagccAGCTGATTCCCCTGATGACTGATATGCTTTGCAGCCACTAAGAttctttgaccctgaagacactactggggtgaaatgacccaggaagcaCGAGTGTAAGAGATTTTacggaaggcaaggcaagcaaactgagaacttttttttaaccctgtgtAGTACAGGGCGTCCTGTTCGGAGGTGTGTAGACCGGTAGAGCGCTGGGTGTGCTGATCGGAGGTGTGTAGACTGGTAGAGCGCTGGGTGTGCTGATCGGAGGTGTGTAGACTGGTAGAGCGCTGGGTGTGGTGATCGGAGGTGTGTAGACTGGTAGAGCGCTGGGTGTGCTGATCGGAGGTGTGTAGACTGGTAGAGCGCTGGGTGTGCTGATCGGAGGTGTGTAGACTGGTAGAGCGCTGGGTGTGCTGATCGGAGGTGTGTAGACTGGTAGAGCGCTGGGTGTGCTGATCGGAGGTGTGTAGACTGGTAGAGCGCTGGGTGTGCTGATCGGAGGTGTGTAGACTGGTAGAGCGCTGGGTGTGCTGATCGGAGGTGTGTAGACTGGTAGAGCGCTGGGTGTGCTGATCGGAGGTGTGTAGACTGGTAGAGCGCTGGGTGTGCTGATCGGAGGTGTGTAGACTGGTAGAGCGCTGGGTGTGCTGATCGGAGGTGTGTAGACTGGTAGAGCGCTGGGTGTGCTGATCGGAGGTGTGTAGACTGGTAGAGCGCTGGGTGTGCTGATCGGAGGTGTGTAGACTGGTAGAGCGCTGGGTGTGCTGATCGGAGGTGTGTAGACTGGTAGAGCGCTGGGTGTGCTGATCGGAGGTGTGTAGACTGGTAGAGCGCTGGGTGTGCTGATCGGAGGTGTGTAGACTGGTAGAGCGCTGGGTGTGCTGATCGGAGGTGTGTAGACTGGTAGAGCGCTGGGTGTGCTGATCGGAGGTGTGTAGACTGGTAGAGCGCTGGGTGTGCTGATCGGAGGTGTGTAGACTGGTAGAGCGCTGGGTGTGCTGATCGGAGGTGTGTAGACTGGTAGAGCGCTGGGTGTGCTGATCGGAGGTGTGTAGACTGGTAGAGCGCTGGGTGTGCTGATCGGAGGTGTGTAGACTGGTAGAGCGCTGGGTGTGGTGATCGGAGGTGTGTAGACTGGTAGAGTGCTGGGTGTGCTGATCGGAAGTGTGTAGACTGGTAGAGCGCTGGGTGTGCTGATCGGAGGTGTGTAGACTGGTATAGCGCTGGGTGTGCTGATCGGAGTTGGGTACTCACTGCAAGTGTCTCAGCAGCTCTGTAGCACTCTTCCCTCCCACACAATTCAGGGCCAGTCTGGGCCGAGGCACTTTCTGCAATGAATTGAAGCACATGAATCATGAATTAATAGGAAGCAGAGGGCAGCAAGAGAGAATCAAGAATAACCTCTTTCACATCAAAGCAACACCGAAAAAAGACAaacctattaaaaaaagacaaacctaTTATCATTAAACAGTTTCAATGTCTTCTATGGAAATAACCAGTCATATGGAAGCGACAGACCGAAGACCAGGCCTAGTCTGTTGGGCAGTGTGGAGTGATTATATTGGACAGCACAGTGATTACAGCTAAGAAAAGAATCCCCTATCTTTTATAACCTTGAAGTTATTACTCAATTACTGACAGAGGAATCCCTCACACACCACTAATGCCTGCATGGTCTCTTGAGAATGGACTGGCCTGCCCGGCTCCCACACTGCACATGGCAGGCTCAGACTGCTCTGCAATGGAAGTCTCACTTTCAGTCCTGCCCAGCGCTGCTCCCCTCCACTGCGCTACCTTGAACAGCTCCTTCATCTCAGGCTTCCTCAGCGTGTCTTCAGTGATCACGTGATCTGCACCCAGGGACTTCAGCCGCTCGGTCAGCTGATGAAGGTCCGGTCTGCGGAGAAGGGCAGAGCTCAGGACACAATGACCCTGCAGCCAGAGCTGACCGCCTGAGGAGTGGACAGAGGGGAGCAGAGCAACCAGGCAGCAGATATACTTGGAAACACGGATAGTAAAAGTGTAAAGATAACTGAACACAACCCTGTCTCTCTGAGAGGCTGCAGCATGAATGCAGGACAGATAGCCTTCAGTTCAGCTTATTTGTATGGATTTCCTAACCCAGTGTGGATTAATCAAGATATTATCAATCAGTTTGTTTACACCTGAATATTTACCATactgaaatattattattgataattgtTTATCAGCTATAATAGTGTTTTGGACAGTCATCTAAAGCTAAAATCAGACCAGTGCCACAGATCatgtatttttacaattaaaacattttcagaagttgctgtgtgtgtgtgtggtgtgtgagtgagtgagtgacacCTGTCTCTGACGATATTGATGGTATGGATCCCCCTGGTGGCTGCAATCTGAACGACAGCCTGCCCCACTCCACTGTTAGCTGCGTTCTGGATCACACAGTCCCCTGGAAAAGAGAGAGCAGATGACCCAGGGAGaatttacacacaaaaaagaGAAGTGAAACCAGCCTGTAAAAGAGCGTGCATCTGCTGACAGAACACATGGTGCCTGAGACTGCTAATGAACCCATTAAGAACCAAACTAAAACCAGACACAGGCTACATTTACATAACCTGATACATTACATGCAGATATAACCTTAGCTGTTAACAATATCAGattaagttatcataacaatatcattaaaaattcaaataacagGTAGAAAAATGctagttaaaaatgctccaaaaaatgacagagtagcctgtcctcaaatgagggcaACAGCACTTGATGGGTTAAACAATTCCACAAATTGGATTAGAGAGAGCCGTCACTAGGGCTCCAATACTGTCAAGAACAGCAACCAGCACTGTCTACTTACTGAGGAGTCCTGACTCAATCCTATACTTCAGTTGGGCTTGACAACCCAGTTATATCTGTACCTTTGTACTAATTGGTATGGCAATGAACAGCTTCCCTGTCACTGGCTACTTTGCAGCTTGCTCCGCTTCCACGAGTTGCATGAGGCACCAAGCAGATGCACCATGCCTTGTATTCTCACAGCCTATGAGCCCGAAAGCTCCTTCACCACTGCTCCCCTGTCATATGGTCCTCCTCCCCTGTCACACGGCCCTCCTCCCCTGTCACATGGCCCTCCTCCCCTGTCACATGGTCCTCCTCCCCTGTCACACGGCCCTCCTCCCATCATACCACCCTCCTTCTCAGTCACACTGCCCTAAAGCTTGTGTGCTTGCGCAGCGAGCCAGTGTCCGGTACAGTACCTGGCTGTAGGCTCTCGAAGTCGGACAGCATCCTGAAGGCAGTGCAGGGATTCACGCTGAGCGAGGCCGCGCACAGCAGGGGGATGTCGTTGGGAACCGCAGTCAGGGTTGTCTCATTCAGCACTGCCTCAGTCCTCCACGTGCCTGTCTCAAACACAGGGCGTCAGAGACCCGCTGAGCACAGTGCAGGTTATCATGCAGGGACTATACTGGTGTAGGAGAGAGCCTGACCTGGATACACTGCTAAGATTACAAGAGGAATtatctttctcctggcaaactCTCTTAGCATGCCCTCAGGAGCACGGTGGATAGCGATGTCTCTGATCCAGCCCCCAGGAACGTGATGGATAACAATGTCTCTGATCCAACCCCCAAGAGCATGGTTCAGACATGGACAGGAGCACAGACAGGCTAGTATTTCAAAAGACAGTGTCAACTAGTTACTTACCAAGTCCAGCGTCTTGCGGAATCACCCAATCACCAGCTCTCAACGAGGTCACCTGACTGCCCACTTCAAGCACCTGCCCCACCCCCTCGTTGCCTCCCACTGCCGGGAGCTCTGGTAGGATAGCATAGGTACCTTGAGACAAAGAGGGGGTGAGGAGTGAGTCACGGCGTTTCTTACAGGCTAGATATCTAAGAGAAGACTGGATTGTGGGTCCTTAAGCTTATCTCCAGTGCCCATTCTAGATTTGATAGTGCCATCATAGTGACAGCTGTATGAATGCTGGGTGTTGCGAGGTTTATTTGTGAAACACCAACCACAAGGGGAAAAAAGAAGTGTCTCACACATTCCTCTGAGGTGTGTAAAATGAAACATGGCTACCCTGTTCTGAACCCACCCTTGAGTGTTCACTTAAGGGTGTCACACTGAGAACACACTCTGTCTGAGCTCCAACACTCAAGCGCTAGTTCTGAATATCGATGGAACATAAACACATCACTGGGTTCAAGTTTTAAAAGGGGACAAGAAGTTACTGTTCAAGGAGATGGGCTCACTATTGGGTTCCCCAGCTCTTCTGTCACCTGGAACCCATCTCTCAGTCACATGCACTTTATACAAATCTCACTTGAGCTGGGATGACCAGTGCTTGCTGCAGCTTTGGATCAAGAGGCACAGTGTTGTCATTCTTACCTTGCACCATGTTGATATCTGACGGGTTCACCGGCGCTGCCAGCATCTTTACATGAACGTCTGAAACGCCCAGCTCAGGGAGTGCCAGTCTGTCGAGCCTGGGAGAGGAATTAGGACAAATCTGTACAGcattagaccctgatattgaGGTGCCATAGTCATCTGCAATTCCTTTGCCAGCCAGTTTGTAGCGGAGGACAATGACGTCACTTAAACACGGCTACACTTGCATTCTACCTGCACGTAAAACACGAATCTAGAGAATGATGATGACACtcgaaagcatgttttaaataagCAGCGGTCAGGCTCTACACTGTAGACTCTTACTCACTGTATGACCTGAGCTGGATCCCCATGCTTCCGATACACCAGCGCTTCACACTCCCCGCTACGTGCCGACACGGAGTAACTACAGACCGGCGCCGAGCTCCGCGATTCACCGCGGCGACGTCTCAGCTCATAGCTGGGTCTCAATGCGCTGTAGCACCTCCAGCCCCGAGCTCTGATGCACGGCTCGGCATTCCTGACGCTGCTTGCATGAACTAAGACCCTGCATACAGTCTCCCTGTGAGCAGCGACCGTCTTAATCAACCACATCCTGCAAAAACGATACATGCATGTAAACTCCAGTTCACCCAGAGCCTCACTAGTGATTGGAGTTCCGCCACAAATGGGCGGAGCATGGTTACATTTTTTTGCCCATACATAAGAGGAGCGAACAATGCATCTTCGAAAAAGAGCATTGATTGGTTCTTGGAGGTGGCGAGGCTCACCAATCGAGTGTCGGAGATGGTGGCAACAGCACAGAGCTGCAGGGTGACACTGTCAAATTCCCTccttcctccctccttctcttATCAGGCAGGCTCGGATAGAAACGGGCTGGCGTTCCCAGTCTCCCCTGGCGGTCTGttcagagagagacaggcaagcgGGGGCGGGGTTCAAACACATGCAACAGTTACTGAAGCAACGGTTtggtttaattttaaaactgtgaaaaaagtAAGAGTCAGCACTTTTTCTTCTTCCTGGTATAGTGGGCATACTAAGGTATGAATCACATTATGCATCTGTATATAATTTAATTCTTAGTTCTTAGTGATGCATTGTTTTGCAAGACAAATTCATTTCGATAATAAgcccattatttttttaatccccccccccaagtcaGCCCATTTGatggtgtttttattgtataaaaatataCCATAAGGGATAATAATGCACCATCTGGTAACCAAAATACTTTTAATATGTGATACAAGCTGTCAGGATCAATGCCATACTGAACTTATTTTTTGGTCTTGAAACTTGGCCTATAGTGGTCAAAATAGACTAAAAACAGACATCTTAGCTACTTTCATACTGTAATGAATGTGCTACCAATTCTGAAACTACACTGATTACACTAATACTTTTTGGTGATTGCAAAATAGAATGTTTAATTACTCTGCATATGGGGAGCTGAAGCATTCAATATTTACAATGATTTTATATTCTCACCACATTATACCAGAACAGAAGGAGAGTCAATGAGACTAGGATGAAAACGCATTGCAGATCTCATCCGAGAGTAACATGTCTGGGTGACGTTAAATCAGTTTAACAGAGGTGCTGTTTGGCTTAGtagagtcattttaaaatgattggagagaTGAAGCATGTGCATGAATGCATGGGATGAAAgatggtaaacaattaaccacgGTCACCTTGTAAAAGAGGTTGGTTAATGGCTGGCTGCACTTGAATGGAGTGACAGCTAAAGGGCTCCATTCTATTGAGAATTAGAAAGATACAAAAACAGACTGTAGTCACGTTTGTCCTGAGCCTGTATGGTATAAATACCGGGCATGGaggcgacacagacagagaagcctctAATACCTCCAGGATCATCATGGACCATCAGTGTGTTAATCTGAGGACTGTCTCCAGTGGTAATCTGATCAATTgtctatctctgttaatactagtggcacgtATTGCATCTGAACAGTATCGTTCAGTGTAGCATGTAATTGGGTGGGTATTTGGAACTAGTAAGTGGTTAACATTGTTCacatttgaaacatggtctgcTCTCATCCTTATTCTAGCACAGCagttaattccatgtttaccttCATTCATGAATCTTGCACTGACAACTCTGTGACGCCTCACAagacaagctcctgataataaCTCTTTGGTTATTGTCACACTAATATCACCCACACCTATCCATCATTCATCTAATTTCCAAAAAAATTCCTTGAAGAATCAAAAACTATTTCTATTGCCCTGCTCCCTATTGACAGCGTCACAGCAGCTGTCTCTATTTGTTGCGGGTTCCCTGAATCACCAGGAAGTAAATGCTTATTGCACGGCTGGTTTGAGTAGTTTAGTTTGAAGATGTATCTTCCTGGAGCAGTGAACTAAAAATATCCCTCTGTTACATAACAGCACAATGAGGCTGTCACTGAAAATTGTATCAAACATACTTGTCACTTATTTCGTTTTATGGTCTGCAGCATCTGAATGGGAAACCAGAAACTGACAATACTGTAAGTGATTTGTGAAGTAATGAAGTTAATGGCATGAAGTGGACTCTTCACTCTTTCATGAATGGAACAGCTCTGTAAGTGAAGTCTCACAATCTTCTAACCTGAAGTGTTGTATCAACCCAGCACGatattttaaatgctgcattTCAATTCTGAAGGTAGAATTTATAGACAATCAAATATCTGACAAAGCTCAAGCTCAAACACAAGGGGTTGTACAAAGTCAAACATGAAATATGCAGCACACTTTGGCAGATACATGTGTGAATAATTTGTTGTTAAGCAAAGGGCATCCCCAACATGTATTCTGTACCACACACAATCTGCACCTCCCTATTGCAAGGCACCTTCAGTCACAATGACATTAGAGCTAACAACAGGCTTTCAGTTTTCATGTGCTTCAGTTGGACTGCTTTAGTTCATGAACCTTGCTATATGGCCACTCTGAAGGAACTCAAAGCAGTAATCAATGACACGTGCCCCCTCATCATATCATCCCTATCCCGACTGCCCATGGTGGCCCTGGACATCACCGACAGTGTTTTGGCAGGTGTTTTTCTTCTAATAAATGCTCCTGTCATACGAGAGAGCCAAGTGGCTGACTAAGAAATTCTGTTTTGCAGTCCAGCTGCACTACAATCAAGCGCTTGAGGTGATGGTCTGCCAGTGCATCAGGGAAGGGATTTGTTAGCATTGTAGTGCTTTAATTCCATATTGTAAGCTATAATATCACATGGTATTGTTTTACACTAATGGCAGTATGAAGCTATTATTATAGCTCAAAGGTACAAGGACAGGGGTATATCAGATGGGAATTTTGTGTACAATAATTTTTTCTTACTTTGATCCACTTTTTAACGTGAATGAAATCTTTTAacaatcttttaatatttatttcatcaCATAATGCCAATCAACATACTGAATTGACTGAAAGAATGTGCTAAAAAAATTGATGAAAGTCAGGTTCAATTACCTTAAAACTATTGCAAGAATGTGGCAGTGGACaaattaatttctgcaaatataaactcaatgacaaactttttgattagagcattttacaacaGTGGCAAATCACCCTAGATTGCATCTACACTATTGTTTTTTGTGATGCCATTAAATAGATTTTACAGTTAACACCTAAAGAAatgatattttcaacatggacTAGCGTATTCTTAAATCtctgtgtatgaaaaaaaaagaaccacgATATCAgaactttgtttaaaattacTGGTGTCAATttcaaacaaggtcctattgtaggtgactctgcagcagcagtcgtgatgcatagttcactccctaGTCTCCAGGATGGCAAATTAACATTTGTATGTCATCCATAACTAGGTATTAAAGACTCACTGGTGCtgaattgaaatttaaaattatTCTAAATAAATCACGTATTTGATAATGCCTGGTGCTTTACTGGGGGATGTAGTGTTTTGTAatactttgctgtttgtgtactgtatgttaaaactgcttggaattgTTATGGTGAGATTCGCAACCACACCTGCACTGCTGTGAAGTTGCACACTTCACAATCACGTGACATGCTATGAGTCGACTAGCAGTTTCTGAGATGGACTGTTACTGGGCTGTGATGCCCCTCTTATGATTGCTACATTATATttgaatgtttatatatttagtttcaattGCAGAGTTGCTGTTCTGTGGTATTTTATTACAGTGCCATGCAACAGTTActtatgataataataacaacataaataTGAATTGCCTGCTGTCATACCAGGGCCCCTGTAAATGAGTTTCACTATAGTGTAGTACAATGTGAATATGAAGTTGGGTTTGTTAATAACATCATGCATTGAAAATACATCTGCATTTATAGCACTATGTACAACACTCATTTATTAGctttaaagtttttattaaatattttccaaACCTTtttgcgatatatatatatttttttttaaaaaaaggtcggACATTAAAATGatctgatatttttatttaaaaagtcaaaaaaaatcacaatcatACATTTCACAATAAATTACATAATATTCaccttttataaatgtgttcttcaaaacatattttacaataactTAAAATACTGAGTGTCAAGTTTATCACTTAGATTTGGCTGCTGTTTTTACTCTCACTTTGGCAATGGGCAAGTGGGTTTTACCACTTGGCTGCTATTGCTAAGACATACAGACCTGTTCTCTCAACTACAGTCCTACAGGGCCAAAAAGTTTTTGATCCAACGTTAGCTCACATATTCAGTTACCCCAAgtacagttttttattattattttggtgtagAGAACCTCAATATGGGCACAGTTTCACTGTGTGTGTCCTATATCATCAAAATATGATAAAATATGTTAGACGCAAAATAGTTATGGGTTTAAATTTTCACTCTTAATGCTCTGCCCATACATCAGAGACTGCTGTGATACATATTTCATACGTACCAGACTACACCAATAGATTTCAAAATActgagattttttaaaaattatatatataaatggcatggattacaacaaaaaaaaaagacagtaatgGCAATGTAGTTTACTGtacttatttactgtaaacagtaCAAAATGTACCCCAAGAATGAGTTTGTTAAAATAATCAAGATGGGGCCACTGTAAGCAGGCAATGACTGAGATTTATGTGAAATACACAAGAGTTAGAATGTCTAAATCATAGGAAAAGGGTCAACTGGAAGGGTAAAGATCATGTTTGTATCCATGCAAAAGTTTTGTggcaagcaagaaagaaagaaagtaaaggTTACATGTGATAACAGTAACTCACAGCAGCCAGCTTTAGCAGCGATGTGGTTTCAGGATATGGATGACCTACTCTGTGCTGCACACCTGGAACCCAAACTTGAGGGTGTAAATCCCTTTGACATGGACATTCATGTATCTAAAACAATGTTTTCACACACAGGGCCACACTAAAAAGGAAGAGCCTGGTGACACCCCGGGTAAGGTGGACTGGCACGCCACTTTTAACCATGGTCCTCCCTCATAGGATGTCCTGTccgctgtttaaatattttaacacacacacacacacacacacacacacagtagtatgGCTATTAGAAGTA
The sequence above is drawn from the Polyodon spathula isolate WHYD16114869_AA unplaced genomic scaffold, ASM1765450v1 scaffolds_580, whole genome shotgun sequence genome and encodes:
- the mecr gene encoding enoyl-[acyl-carrier-protein] reductase, mitochondrial isoform X1; the encoded protein is MYRFCRMWLIKTVAAHRETVCRVLVHASSVRNAEPCIRARGWRCYSALRPSYELRRRRGESRSSAPVCSYSVSARSGECEALVYRKHGDPAQVIQLDRLALPELGVSDVHVKMLAAPVNPSDINMVQGTYAILPELPAVGGNEGVGQVLEVGSQVTSLRAGDWVIPQDAGLGTWRTEAVLNETTLTAVPNDIPLLCAASLSVNPCTAFRMLSDFESLQPGDCVIQNAANSGVGQAVVQIAATRGIHTINIVRDRPDLHQLTERLKSLGADHVITEDTLRKPEMKELFKKVPRPRLALNCVGGKSATELLRHLQKGGTMVTYGGMAKQPVTVPVSALIFKDVKLRGFWVTQWKRDHAHDREKVRAMISALCQLFRQGKLSAPASTEVPFRDYQTAVQDSMKPFVSAKQILVM
- the mecr gene encoding enoyl-[acyl-carrier-protein] reductase, mitochondrial isoform X2, with product MYRFCRMWLIKTVAAHRETVCRVLVHASSVRNAEPCIRARGWRCYSALRPSYELRRRRGESRSSAPVCSYSVSARSGECEALVYRKHGDPAQVIQLDRLALPELGVSDVHVKMLAAPVNPSDINMVQGTYAILPELPAVGGNEGVGQVLEVGSQVTSLRAGDWVIPQDAGLGTWRTEAVLNETTLTAVPNDIPLLCAASLSVNPCTAFRMLSDFESLQPGDCVIQNAANSGVGQAVVQIAATRGIHTINIVRDRPDLHQLTERLKSLGADHVITEDTLRKPEMKELFKVAQWRGAALGRTEKSASAQTGPELCGREECYRAAETLAERRDHGDVWGNGEAACHSACECPDLQGCEAEGVLGDPVEERPCTR